One genomic segment of Deinococcus sp. HSC-46F16 includes these proteins:
- a CDS encoding uridine kinase, with amino-acid sequence MNIRTELLRRLADRLEAQPPAPVLRVAVDGVDGAGKTTFADELAEVLQARGQTVIRASIDGFHAPRAVRYRRGRTSPEGFYRDSYDLAGLRSALLDPLGPGGSGRYRTAIFDHTTDSPVHQSEEVAPPGSLLILDGLFLHRPELRDVWDDSVFLRVPFGVSVPRGAARGPGYGSPDPHAESNRRYVEGNRLYFREADPEGHAGVVVDNTDLAAPFFVRLSPVGIPGEGTAPAG; translated from the coding sequence GTGAACATCCGCACCGAACTGCTGCGCCGTCTGGCTGACCGCTTGGAAGCCCAGCCCCCCGCCCCCGTCCTGCGCGTGGCCGTGGACGGCGTGGACGGCGCGGGCAAGACGACCTTCGCGGACGAGCTGGCCGAAGTTCTGCAGGCGAGAGGCCAAACCGTCATTCGAGCCTCGATAGACGGCTTTCACGCTCCCAGGGCCGTGCGCTACCGCCGGGGGCGCACCTCGCCGGAGGGGTTTTACCGGGATTCCTACGACCTTGCGGGACTGCGGTCGGCACTGCTGGACCCGCTGGGGCCGGGTGGGTCGGGGCGCTACCGAACGGCGATCTTCGACCACACCACCGACTCACCCGTGCATCAATCGGAGGAGGTCGCCCCTCCCGGCAGCCTCCTGATTCTCGACGGCCTCTTTCTGCATCGCCCAGAACTGCGGGACGTGTGGGACGACTCGGTCTTCCTGCGCGTCCCCTTCGGGGTGTCGGTGCCGCGTGGGGCGGCGCGGGGGCCGGGGTACGGTTCGCCCGACCCTCACGCGGAGTCCAACCGGCGCTACGTGGAGGGGAATCGCCTGTATTTCCGCGAGGCCGACCCGGAGGGGCACGCGGGCGTGGTGGTGGACAACACCGATCTGGCCGCGCCCTTCTTCGTGCGGCTCTCACCTGTGGGCATTCCGGGTGAGGGCACTGCCCCAGCCGGGTAA
- a CDS encoding phosphoribosyltransferase, whose protein sequence is MSYPLFLNRRDAGEQLAARLRERGPWPDATVLALPRGGVPVGAEVARALGAPLDVFLVRKLGVPGYEEVAMGAVASGGVRYLNGDLIRRAGVRPDAIEAVEARERAELARREQVYREGRTPVPVTGRTVILVDDGIATGATLRAGLQALRALSPTRVVVAVPVAPPETARALEAEADEVVCLHTPPDFMAVGQFYRDFAQTTDDEVREALTRAARPQE, encoded by the coding sequence ATGTCCTATCCCCTTTTCCTGAACCGCCGGGACGCGGGCGAGCAGCTCGCCGCCCGGCTGCGCGAGCGGGGTCCCTGGCCGGACGCCACCGTGCTGGCCCTCCCGCGTGGGGGCGTCCCCGTGGGCGCGGAGGTGGCGCGGGCGTTGGGGGCTCCGCTCGACGTGTTTCTGGTCCGCAAACTGGGTGTGCCCGGTTACGAGGAGGTGGCGATGGGCGCGGTCGCCTCCGGGGGCGTGCGCTACCTGAATGGCGACCTGATTCGCCGCGCGGGGGTCAGGCCGGACGCGATTGAGGCGGTCGAGGCCCGCGAACGCGCCGAACTCGCCCGGCGGGAGCAGGTGTACCGGGAGGGCCGAACTCCCGTTCCCGTCACCGGTCGCACCGTGATCCTCGTGGACGACGGCATCGCGACCGGGGCGACCCTGCGGGCGGGCTTGCAGGCGCTGCGTGCCCTCTCCCCCACCCGCGTCGTCGTGGCCGTGCCCGTCGCCCCACCCGAGACGGCCCGCGCTCTGGAAGCTGAGGCCGACGAGGTGGTCTGCCTCCACACCCCGCCCGACTTCATGGCGGTGGGGCAGTTCTATCGCGACTTCGCCCAGACGACCGACGACGAGGTGCGCGAGGCCCTGACCCGCGCCGCCCGCCCCCAGGAGTGA